In Streptomyces paludis, the genomic stretch CGTGCCTCGATCTCGAAGCAGCGGGGCGCGGAGATGTCCTCCAGGTTGATGCCGGCGAAGCCGGGCGCGATGGCCTTGACGATCGCGACGATCTCGTCGGAGTCCTGGGTGTCCAGGCAGATCGGCCAGGCGTCGATGCCGGCGAAGCGCTTGAAGAGGGCGGCCTTGCCCTCCATGACGGGCAGCGCGGCCATCGGGCCGATGTTGCCGAGGCCCAGCACGGCGGAGCCGTCGGTGACGACGGCGACCGAGTTGCGCTTGATGGTCAGCCGGCGGGCGTCCTCGGGGTTCTCCGCGATCGCCATGCAGACGCGCGCCACACCGGGCGTGTAGACCATGGAGAGGTCGTCACGGTTGCGGATGGGGTGCTTGGACTGCATCTCGATCTTGCCGCCGAGGTGCATCAGGAACGTACGGTCCGAGACCTTGCCGAGGGTGACCCCCTCGATGCCCCGGAGCTGTTCCACGATCTCTTCCGCGTGGCCGGTGGAGCTGGCGGCGATGGTGACATCGATCCGCAGCTTCTCGTGGCCGGAAGCGGTCACGTCCAGACCGGTCACCGAGCCGCCGGAGGATTCCACGGCCGTGGTCAGCTGCGAGACCGCGGTACCGCTCGCGGGCACCTCCAGCCTGACCGTCATCGAGTACGAGACGCTGGGCGCCGTTGCCATGACCGTGTTCCTCTTCTTTCCTCAGCCTCATTGCCGCCCCGTCCGGCCCCTGGACCGGAGAGACCTTCAGATGGTCGCACCTACCGGCCGGTAACAGGTAAAGACCTTTATCTACGGAACCTGTCTTCCAGGATGCGAGACGGCAAGGGCGGGCGGCGAGGGCGGGCGCGCGACAGAAACAGGCCCCTGCCGGATCCGCTGATCCGGCAGGGGCCCGCCGAGAAAAAGGTGGCACCGGCCCGCCATGCTCGCCTCGCGGCAAGTGGTCGCTCGAAGCGACTAAGGTTGGGCCCGGGGGCTTGGATCGAACCGGTGCCACCCCCAGGCTAACAAACCACCCGCGACAAGTGATTCCCTCCCGCGCGAGTTGACCCGCGGTCAATCCGGCGGGTCAACCCGTACGTCAACGTAAAGTGGACGCCCCCCGGTGCGCGCCTACTCCCGCAGCAGGTCCGGCACCCCGTCCGCGTCCGGCTCGTCCCGGGCCGCCGAGACCACCGTGAGCTGCTGGGTCGCCCTGGTCAGCGCCACGTAGAGCACCCGCAGCCCGGCCGGGGACTCGTCCGCGATGTCCGCCGGGGAGACCACGACCGTCGCGTCGTACTCCAGCCCCTTGGCCTCCAGACTGCCCAGCGCCACCACCCGGTCACCGAGCCCGGCCAGCCAGCGCGCCGCCTGCTCGCGCCGGTGCATGGCCACGACGACGCCCACGGTGCCGTCCACCCGCTCCAGCAGCCGCCGCGCCTCCTCCCGTACGGTCGCGGCCAGGTCGCCGTCGCCCACGGCGGCGAAGCGCGGCCGTACGCCGGTGGAGCGCACCGCCCGCGGGGACTCCATGCCGGGCATGGCCAGGTGGAGGACCTTCGCGGCCAGCTCGGCGATCTCCGCCGGGTTGCGGTAGTTCACCGTCAGGGTGAAGCGGCGGCGCGGGCGCGTGCCGAGTGCCTCGTCACGGGCCTCGGCCGCCTCGTCCGGATCGGACCAGGACGACTGCGCGGCGTCCCCGACGACCGTCCAGGTGGCCTGCCGGCCGCGGCGGCCCACCATGCGCCACTGCATGGGCGTCAGGTCCTGCGCCTCGTCGACGATGACATGCGCGTACTCCGTACGCTCCGCCGCCAGCCGCTCGGCCCGCTCGCGCTGGGTCTCCTCGCGGGTCGGCATCAGCTCCTCCAGCCCGGTGAGCTGGTCCAGCGGGTCCAGCTCACGCCGCTTGCGCGGGCGCGGCGGCGCGCCGAGGAGCATCTCCAGCTCGTCCAGGAGCGCCACGTCGTGCACGGAGAGCGCCCCCTTGCCGTCCGGCCCCAGCCGGGCGAGCGAGCGGGCCAGCCGGCGGCTCTCGCCCTGGTTGAGGACCCGGCGCGACCAGCGGCCCAGACGCCGTTCGTCGCCCATCGCGGCGAGCACCGCGCGCGGGGTCAGCTCGGGCCACCAGGCGTCGAGGAAGCCGGTGAAGTCGTCCTCGGAGGTGATGTCCTCGTCGAACGACGAGCGCAGCTCCGCCGCCAGTTCGGGATCGGTGTGGCGGCCGGCCGAACCGGACTTGGTCCACAGCGCGTCGAGCAGCAGCCGGCGGGCGCGCGGTCTGAGCAGGTTGACGGGCGCGGTGCCGCTGAGCACCGTCTGCCGGATGCGGTGCAGCTCGGGCTCCGCCAGCTCCAGGCGGCGGCCGAAGGCGACGACGCGGAGCCGGTCGGTCCGTACGGTACGGGCGGGCTCGTCGTCGTCGGGGCCGCCGAGACCGTCCGGGCCGTCCGGGCCATCCGGGTCCTCACCGAAGGCCAGCTGGGCGCCGTCCCGGAGCTGCCCCTGCCGCTGCCGCCCGCCCTGGCCCGCGGACCGGCCCCCCGAGCCTCCCGTGCCTCCCGAACCTCCCGAGGCCCCCTCCAGCGCGCCCCGGGCCGCGTGGCGCAGCACCCGGATCATCCGCGCCGAGCCCTTGACGCGGGCCACGGCCGGTTCGTCGTACGCGGTGGCCTCCGCGCCGTCCACCAGGGATCCGACCGCGCGGATGGCGACCTGCCCCTCCTCGCCGAGCGAGGGCAGCACGCCCTCGGTGTACGCCACGAGCAGCGGCGTCGGCGAGACGATGAGGATGCCGCCCGCGTACCGCCGCCGGTCCTGGTAGAGCAGATACGCGGCGCGGTGCAGCGCGACGGCCGTCTTGCCGGTGCCGGGGCCGCCGGCGACCTCGGTGACGGACGCGGCGGGGGCCCGGATGACCAGGTCCTGTTCGGCCTGGATGGACGAGACGATGTCGCGCATGGTGTGGCTGCGGGCCTGGCCGAGCGCGGCCATCAGGGCGCCGTCGCCGATGACGGCGAGCGGGTCGCCGTCCAGGGTGGCGGTCAGCTCGGGGCGCATCAGGTCGTCCTCGACACCGAGGACCTTGCGGCCCTTGGAGCGGATGACCCGGCGCCGTACGACCCGCCCCGGATCCACCGGGGTGGAGCGGTAGAACGGCGCGGCGGCGGGCGCGCGCCAGTCGATGACCAGCGGTGCGTAGTCGGAGTCCAGGACGCCGATCCGGCCGATGTGGAGCGTCTCGGCGATCTCGGCCGTACGGTCGTCACGGATGGCGTCGTCGGCCGGCTCGACCGAGGTGAACGCGCCGTCCGGGCCCTTCTGCCCGTCCTTGCCGCGGAGCAGGTCGACCCGGCCGAAGAGGAAGTCCTCGAACTCGTTGTTGAGCCGGTTGAGGTGGATACCGGCCCGGAAGACCTGCGCGTCGCGCTCCGCAAGGGCTCCCGGGGTCCCGACCTGACCCCGTTTGGCGGCGTCGTTCATCAGGAACTCCGCCTCGTGGATCTTCTCCTCCAGCCGGCGGTACACCTGGTCCAGATGGTGCTGTTCGACGCCGATCTCGCGGTCGCGAACGGAGTCGTGCCCCGTGTCGCGTGCGGGATCGACGGCGGGTCCAGCTGATTGAACAGCGGCATCCTGCGCGGCCACCGAGGCCCCCTTCATGACGTGCGTTGGGCAGCCGTCAACCGTACGCGAAGGGGGCCGTTATGTCAGGCAGGGATCTCCACGAGCTTGTCGCCGTCGAGAGTCACGACCTCGAAGTGGTCGATGTCGCTCTTCTGGATCGACGTCCCGCCCTGTACGTAGAGCGGCTTCTTGCCGGCCGCGTTGGGACTGTCGGGGATGCCGTAACCCCACTCGGGCACGGCCCAGGTGGTGACGGTCTCCTTCTCGCCGGTCTTGGAGACGGCGACAAGGCTGCACTTCAGCGGCCCCTTGACGTTCTTCAGCTCCAGCATGGACTCGGTGCCCCACAGCTTCTCCGTCATGCTGACGGAGGCGCTGACCTTGGTGGCGGGATCGGTGGCACTGAGCTTGCCCGACGCCGACTGGAAGTCAGCGGCGGGATCCCTGGGCTGAGGCTGCGCGAAATTGCCGCTGCTGCTGGTGTCCCCGGAGGTGGCGACGATCGCCCCCACCGGACCGGCGATGATCAGCGCAGCCGCGGCGGCGACCAGATACAGCCCGCGCCGCTTCCGCTTCGCCCGTTTGATGGCGACCTCGTCGACCAGCCGGTCGAGCAGCTGGGGAGTCGGTTGCACGGAGACGGACGGCGTCGGAATCTCCGCGAGCGACATGACCCCGGGTGAGATAGGGGTGACGGACGCTCCGCTGAAGGAACTGGACAGGTTGGGCGAGCCGAGCGAGGAGGGCGCATCCCCGAGCATGGCCAGCATTGGCTCCATCCCGGAGAACTCCTCCAGATGGACGGCGCAGATCCGGCATCCGGCCAGATGCGCCTCGAATGCTGTCGCCTCGGCATCGTCCAGAATTCCAAGGACATATGCTCCGACGGCTTCATGCACAGTACTTTCGTCGCCCAGTCCGTACTGCTCGTGCGTGGTCATGCCGAGATCCCCCTTTCCTCCAATGCGAGCTTCATCGAGCGCAGTGCGTAGAACACACGGGAACGCACGGTCCCGCTGGGTATGCCGAGCGTCTCGGCAGCCTCATTGACGGTCCGTCCCTTGAAGTACGTCTCCACGAGTACTTCCCGGTGAGCAGGGGTCAAATCCTCCAGCGCATCCGAGAGCGTCATCAGCCACAACGCCTTGTCGATCTCGTCCTCCGCGGGCATGACCTCCAGCGGTGACGGATCGACTTCCTGCGGCCGGGCCTGCCGGCTGCGGTGTCCGTCGATGACGATGCGTCGTGCGACCGTCACCAGCCAAGGTCGGACAGAGCCGGTCGCCCTATTGAGCTGGCCGGCGTTCTTCCAGGCACGGATGAGCGTTTCCTGAACGACATCCTCGGCCCGCTGGCGGTCGCCCGCCACAAGACGCATGACGTAGGCAAGGAGCGGTCCGGCGTGTTCCCGGTACAGCGCTCGCATCAACTCCTCGTCGGGAGCGGGAGCAGGAGTATTGGTGCGCGGTGTCGCGCTCCGGTGTCGGGCCCGGTGAGGGCGGTCATCGGCCACGGCCGCATCCTTGCGCACCTAAACCTCCCGGTCGAGACCTTCTTGGCTGCTTCTCCCTCATCAGTACGGAGACGGGGGCCACCGGACTCAACGCCGCCGAAGAAAGTTTCAAGATCTTTTGAGCCATCCGACAGGCGTCCTGGGCGGGTTCGCGCCGATCCGGGGCCCACGGAGGTTTCGTGCAGGACACGTGGAGGATCTGTCAGGGACCCGTACAGGAACCACGCAGAGTTGGCTGAAAATCGCTCAAGAACCTTATGTAATTCCCACACAAGAGACGACTTCAGCCACGCCAACGACCACCTACCGGCCACGGTCCGGTGCGCGAACGCGCGCATGGAAAGATCACCGGGCCACCCCGCCCCCGGCGGCACCCCGGCACCCCCTGGCGACGGCCGCCACCCGCGCCCCCGCCACACCCCACCCGCACCCCGCGCACACCCCCGTCCATACGCCCGCCTGTTCAGCGGCAGCGCACCCGCCCCGGCCGCTCAGAGCGCCGTGAGCCGCCGAAAGCCCCCGGCCCCACCCCCGGGTCCACCATCGCCCCACGCGCCCCACGCACCCCAACTACCGCGCACCGGCGCACAGTTAGGCGCGCGCCCATACCCATCACGCGCCCAATCCACGCCCCCTCACCACCGCGCACCCCGACGCACCGACAGCTATCAGCCATCGGCGAGGTGTTGGCCGCGGGCGATCACGAGCATGTGAGCGGACTTCCGTACGCAAAAGAGGCCACCCCGGCCGTCCTTCATGGCGTTCACGCGCCCCACAGGCAGTCCAGGCCCCGGAGCCTCCGCCGGACAGCCCGACACGACCGGCACGCCGCACGGTCCGCTCCAGGCCGTGAGGGGGCGGCGCCCGGCGCGCGCGGAGCAGGCCGCCAGGAAGGAATGCGCCGGGGTGAGCAGGCCCGGACGCGCCTCTGGGGACGGTCTGGGGACCCACGCGCCCCGCGTGACGGTTTCAGGCCAGCGCAGGGGTACGGGCGCCTAAGGCATGGCGTTCGGCGGACCGTTGTGCAGGATGCGCTGGTACAGCCGGTGGTCGCGCCACTCGCCGTCGATGTGGAGATAGCGCGGCGCCGTACCGATCACCTCGAACCCGCACTTGGCCAGCACCCGCTGCGACGCCGCGTTGGCCAGGACCGTGCCCGCCTCGATGCGGTGGAGCCCCAGGTCGTCGCGGGCCGACCGGCAGACCTCCTGGGTGACACGGGTCGCCAGACCGCGGCAGGTGTACGCGGCGTCGACCCAGTATCCGAGGCTGGCGCTGCGGAACGGCCCGAGCGCGATGTTGGACAGCGTGGCCTGCCCGACGATGCGCCGGCCGTCGGTGAGATGCCAGCGCTGTACGGACGGATCCGCGAGGCGGTGGGCCTGGGCGCGCGCGGTGAAGAAGTCGGCGGGGCGGTCCGGCTCCCAGGGCCGCATGTGGTCGCGGTTGCGGACGAGGGCCTCGGCGACCAGTTCGGCGTCGTCGGCGGTGGCGGGCCTGAGGCGGATCGTGGAGTCGTGGGCCATCTCCGTACCGTACGTACGGAACGGACGGGCCGGGAAACAGGCCCACCGGCCACATAGGCCCCAGAAAACGCAGGAGCCCCAAGAGCCCCAGGGCCGCACAAACCTCCTGAGGCCGACCGCCCTCAGCCGAGTCCGCCCTCCAGCCTCCCGCCTCCGCCCTCAGACGTCCGCGTACTTCGAGTCCGCCGTAGGGTCCAGCGCCAGCCGGTAGCCCCGCTTGACCACCGTGTGGATCAGCTTCGGCGCGCCCAGTGCCGTCCGCAGCCGGGCCATGGCCGTCTCGACGGCGTGTTCGTCACGTCCGGCGCCGGGCAGCACACGCAGCAGCTCCGCGCGCGAGACCACCCAGCCGGGCCGCCGGGTGAGCGCGCGCAGCAGGGCCATCCCGGCGGGCGGCACCGGCCGCAGATCGCCGTCCACCAGCACCGCGTGGCCCCGGATCTCGACGCGGTAGCCGGCGACCGGCAGCGTACGGGCCCGGCCGGGCAGCTCCGCGCAGAGCACCTGCACCAGCGGCCCGAGCCGGAACCGCTCCGGCTGTACGGTGTCGATGCCGCGCGCCTGGAGCGGCAGCGCGGTGACGGGGCCGACGCATGCCGCCAGCACGTCGTGGTGCAGGGCCGTGAGCAGATCGGCGAGCTGCCCGCGTTCGTCGGCGCGGGAGAGCAGCGAGGCGGCGGCGGGCGCGCTGGTGAAGGTGACGGCGTCGACGGCGCGGGCGACGGTCGCGTCGATCAGCCGGTCGACCGGCGCGAGGTCCTCCGGCGGCATCCAGCGGTACACGGGGACGACGACGACATCGGCGCCCCCGGCCCGGAGCGCCTCCACGAACCCCGGCAGGGGCTCGCCGTGCAGCTGGAGCGCGATCCGGCGGCCCTCGACGCCCTGCCCGAGGAGGC encodes the following:
- a CDS encoding sigma-70 family RNA polymerase sigma factor; the protein is MRKDAAVADDRPHRARHRSATPRTNTPAPAPDEELMRALYREHAGPLLAYVMRLVAGDRQRAEDVVQETLIRAWKNAGQLNRATGSVRPWLVTVARRIVIDGHRSRQARPQEVDPSPLEVMPAEDEIDKALWLMTLSDALEDLTPAHREVLVETYFKGRTVNEAAETLGIPSGTVRSRVFYALRSMKLALEERGISA
- a CDS encoding HelD family protein, yielding MKGASVAAQDAAVQSAGPAVDPARDTGHDSVRDREIGVEQHHLDQVYRRLEEKIHEAEFLMNDAAKRGQVGTPGALAERDAQVFRAGIHLNRLNNEFEDFLFGRVDLLRGKDGQKGPDGAFTSVEPADDAIRDDRTAEIAETLHIGRIGVLDSDYAPLVIDWRAPAAAPFYRSTPVDPGRVVRRRVIRSKGRKVLGVEDDLMRPELTATLDGDPLAVIGDGALMAALGQARSHTMRDIVSSIQAEQDLVIRAPAASVTEVAGGPGTGKTAVALHRAAYLLYQDRRRYAGGILIVSPTPLLVAYTEGVLPSLGEEGQVAIRAVGSLVDGAEATAYDEPAVARVKGSARMIRVLRHAARGALEGASGGSGGTGGSGGRSAGQGGRQRQGQLRDGAQLAFGEDPDGPDGPDGLGGPDDDEPARTVRTDRLRVVAFGRRLELAEPELHRIRQTVLSGTAPVNLLRPRARRLLLDALWTKSGSAGRHTDPELAAELRSSFDEDITSEDDFTGFLDAWWPELTPRAVLAAMGDERRLGRWSRRVLNQGESRRLARSLARLGPDGKGALSVHDVALLDELEMLLGAPPRPRKRRELDPLDQLTGLEELMPTREETQRERAERLAAERTEYAHVIVDEAQDLTPMQWRMVGRRGRQATWTVVGDAAQSSWSDPDEAAEARDEALGTRPRRRFTLTVNYRNPAEIAELAAKVLHLAMPGMESPRAVRSTGVRPRFAAVGDGDLAATVREEARRLLERVDGTVGVVVAMHRREQAARWLAGLGDRVVALGSLEAKGLEYDATVVVSPADIADESPAGLRVLYVALTRATQQLTVVSAARDEPDADGVPDLLRE
- a CDS encoding uroporphyrinogen-III synthase; its protein translation is MDGQRHGPLAGFTIGVTAARRADELGTLLKRRGGTVVHAPALRIVQLADDAELLSATKELIAHVPDIVVATTAIGFRGWVEAADGWGYGEDLLACLRGVELLARGPKVKGAIRAAGLTEEWSPSSESMAEVLERLLGQGVEGRRIALQLHGEPLPGFVEALRAGGADVVVVPVYRWMPPEDLAPVDRLIDATVARAVDAVTFTSAPAAASLLSRADERGQLADLLTALHHDVLAACVGPVTALPLQARGIDTVQPERFRLGPLVQVLCAELPGRARTLPVAGYRVEIRGHAVLVDGDLRPVPPAGMALLRALTRRPGWVVSRAELLRVLPGAGRDEHAVETAMARLRTALGAPKLIHTVVKRGYRLALDPTADSKYADV
- a CDS encoding zf-HC2 domain-containing protein — encoded protein: MTTHEQYGLGDESTVHEAVGAYVLGILDDAEATAFEAHLAGCRICAVHLEEFSGMEPMLAMLGDAPSSLGSPNLSSSFSGASVTPISPGVMSLAEIPTPSVSVQPTPQLLDRLVDEVAIKRAKRKRRGLYLVAAAAALIIAGPVGAIVATSGDTSSSGNFAQPQPRDPAADFQSASGKLSATDPATKVSASVSMTEKLWGTESMLELKNVKGPLKCSLVAVSKTGEKETVTTWAVPEWGYGIPDSPNAAGKKPLYVQGGTSIQKSDIDHFEVVTLDGDKLVEIPA
- a CDS encoding GNAT family N-acetyltransferase; translation: MAHDSTIRLRPATADDAELVAEALVRNRDHMRPWEPDRPADFFTARAQAHRLADPSVQRWHLTDGRRIVGQATLSNIALGPFRSASLGYWVDAAYTCRGLATRVTQEVCRSARDDLGLHRIEAGTVLANAASQRVLAKCGFEVIGTAPRYLHIDGEWRDHRLYQRILHNGPPNAMP